In Bacteroidota bacterium, a single window of DNA contains:
- a CDS encoding ROK family transcriptional regulator, with protein sequence MRVLRLVRDSGEISRVEIAKACNLNKAYVSEIVAKLIQSGFLEETGKTEANDKVGRKRMLLRFLPLAGLVAGVDIGMTHATIVLTDLNAAVLREKTFAYSLETPAKKVLSIAVDTISSLLKETHTPQSRLVGIGIGVQGLIDYKNNLLMVSHNKKSWEGESLSDELEREYKVPVYVENDVKAMTLGEYLLGSAKGVKNLVYLFIGDGLGAGIMINGLLHRGFTSSAGEIGYAELEPAFFYKEQFPLLYNGQSIVGQILTDANIIDAYRRNVSDAHKGELSAPDIANKALNGDRIALRIYEECASLLSNISINLINTLNPELIILGGKLPLLYPKIVELVRGNIHKDLLSVPAEAVVVKAATKGEEAVALGAAGLVLYEMFEPLHTISLHASRISSFTRLEGAVAG encoded by the coding sequence GTGCGTGTTCTCCGTCTCGTGAGAGACAGCGGAGAAATCTCCCGCGTCGAAATTGCCAAGGCGTGCAATCTCAATAAAGCCTATGTTTCCGAAATTGTCGCCAAGCTGATTCAATCAGGATTCCTCGAAGAGACCGGTAAAACGGAGGCCAACGATAAAGTGGGGCGAAAAAGAATGCTTCTCCGGTTTCTCCCTCTTGCTGGACTCGTCGCCGGTGTCGACATCGGCATGACTCATGCGACTATCGTTCTCACCGACCTCAACGCGGCAGTCCTTCGGGAAAAAACCTTTGCCTATTCGCTCGAAACGCCCGCGAAAAAAGTTCTGTCGATTGCTGTTGATACGATCTCCTCTCTCCTTAAAGAAACACACACGCCGCAATCGCGCCTGGTCGGCATCGGCATAGGCGTCCAGGGTTTGATCGACTACAAAAACAATCTCCTCATGGTTTCGCACAACAAAAAATCATGGGAGGGGGAATCGCTGAGCGATGAGTTGGAAAGGGAGTACAAGGTGCCAGTGTACGTCGAGAACGACGTCAAAGCAATGACGCTCGGAGAATATTTGCTCGGTTCGGCCAAAGGGGTCAAGAATCTTGTCTATCTCTTTATCGGAGACGGCCTGGGGGCGGGCATCATGATCAACGGGCTTCTTCACCGGGGATTTACATCCAGCGCAGGAGAGATCGGATATGCCGAGCTTGAACCGGCGTTCTTTTACAAAGAACAATTCCCGCTTTTGTACAACGGTCAGTCTATCGTCGGTCAAATTCTAACCGATGCAAATATCATCGACGCATACCGAAGAAACGTATCGGATGCTCACAAAGGGGAGCTCTCTGCTCCCGATATCGCAAATAAGGCGCTCAATGGCGATAGAATTGCGCTCCGAATCTACGAAGAATGTGCGTCACTGCTCAGCAATATCAGCATCAATCTGATCAACACACTGAACCCGGAGCTTATTATTCTGGGGGGTAAACTTCCTCTTTTGTACCCGAAAATCGTCGAATTGGTGCGCGGTAATATTCACAAGGATTTGCTTTCTGTTCCTGCCGAAGCTGTTGTGGTCAAAGCTGCAACGAAGGGGGAAGAAGCCGTTGCATTGGGAGCAGCCGGCCTCGTGTTGTACGAAATGTTCGAACCTCTTCACACGATTTCACTCCACGCCTCCAGGATATCTTCATTCACGAGGCTCGAAGGAGCAGTTGCAGGCTGA
- a CDS encoding GIY-YIG nuclease family protein, producing MYILCSQKHSRSYVGQTNDCEARLERHNRGYVTSTRPYRPWVMIQREQFETRGEAMKREHWYKTGTGHRRIKKLIAEYLEAKRLLHPPKEGARKGL from the coding sequence GTGTATATTCTTTGCTCGCAAAAACATTCCCGGTCGTATGTGGGTCAGACAAACGATTGTGAGGCTCGACTGGAACGCCACAACAGGGGCTATGTCACTTCAACAAGACCTTACCGTCCTTGGGTGATGATCCAACGGGAACAATTTGAGACTCGCGGTGAAGCAATGAAACGAGAGCACTGGTACAAAACCGGTACAGGACATCGCCGTATTAAAAAACTCATCGCAGAGTATCTGGAAGCAAAACGGCTATTGCATCCTCCGAAGGAGGGCGCCCGTAAGGGCTTGTAG
- a CDS encoding GIY-YIG nuclease family protein, whose translation MYILCSEKHSRSYVGQTNDCEARLERHNSGYVTSTRPYRPWVMIRREQFETRSEAMKREHWYKTGTGHRRIKKLIAEYLETKRLLHPPKEDARKGL comes from the coding sequence GTGTATATTCTTTGCTCGGAAAAGCATTCCCGGTCGTATGTGGGCCAGACAAACGATTGTGAAGCTCGACTGGAACGCCACAACAGCGGGTATGTCACTTCAACAAGACCTTACCGTCCTTGGGTGATGATCCGACGGGAACAATTTGAGACTCGCAGCGAAGCAATGAAACGAGAGCACTGGTACAAAACCGGTACAGGACATCGCCGTATTAAAAAACTCATCGCAGAGTATCTGGAAACAAAAAGGCTATTGCATCCTCCGAAGGAGGACGCCCGTAAGGGCTTGTAG
- a CDS encoding glycosyltransferase family 39 protein, which yields MSPGYVWVLIPFIALRNSVVANILLILLQTLLSMATIVLVYHFTRAMFNPRAALFSAIAAALMPDVVYAVISFSPTVFYHAGVIILLLLIGNGKSESPRLHIFLVSVLCAVLIFFRFEFVLYVFLIALLLALERRAKESIVIVMTTICFILPWSARNYEVFGEMVPLGTGAGLNLYRGNNAENIGSWGNEKTNRELLRIPRDKRFELALDSLFREEAWDFVRKEPKREAELVAVKVGQLWLFSPLHPTPYNLVYVAASSLAFILFFVGLLVTWHWAKYKYLYMFLLYSTILAMIFFALPRHQTMMRIGMLPFIGAGVDALMTYFSRPAKLGLERQKTLEGR from the coding sequence ATGTCTCCCGGTTATGTCTGGGTCCTGATTCCTTTCATTGCATTGCGCAATTCTGTCGTTGCCAACATCCTTCTCATTTTGCTTCAAACCCTTCTGTCAATGGCAACAATCGTTTTGGTCTATCACTTTACACGCGCAATGTTCAACCCTCGAGCGGCTTTGTTCAGCGCAATTGCAGCGGCGCTTATGCCAGATGTTGTCTATGCAGTTATATCTTTTTCACCGACGGTTTTCTATCATGCCGGCGTGATCATACTCTTGTTGTTAATTGGAAACGGGAAGTCTGAATCCCCGCGCTTGCACATATTTCTTGTCTCGGTCTTATGCGCAGTGCTCATTTTTTTCCGATTCGAGTTCGTTCTTTACGTCTTTCTTATTGCCCTTTTGCTGGCACTCGAACGCAGAGCCAAGGAGAGTATTGTCATTGTCATGACAACGATCTGTTTCATCCTTCCCTGGTCCGCTCGAAATTACGAGGTCTTCGGCGAGATGGTTCCTCTCGGAACCGGGGCAGGCTTGAATTTATACAGGGGAAATAATGCTGAAAATATTGGAAGCTGGGGGAATGAAAAGACCAATCGGGAACTCCTCAGAATTCCACGAGACAAAAGATTCGAGCTCGCTCTTGATAGTTTGTTTCGAGAAGAAGCATGGGATTTTGTCCGGAAGGAGCCGAAACGTGAGGCTGAACTTGTGGCAGTGAAGGTCGGACAACTCTGGTTGTTCAGCCCTCTTCACCCCACGCCGTACAATCTCGTGTACGTAGCGGCATCGTCACTTGCCTTCATTTTATTTTTCGTTGGACTCTTGGTAACTTGGCATTGGGCCAAGTACAAATATCTTTATATGTTTCTGCTCTATTCTACAATCCTCGCAATGATATTTTTTGCCCTCCCCAGGCATCAGACGATGATGCGCATCGGGATGCTCCCCTTTATTGGTGCCGGCGTTGACGCTTTGATGACGTATTTCAGCCGGCCGGCGAAGTTAGGTCTCGAGAGGCAAAAAACTTTGGAAGGCCGTTAG
- a CDS encoding EamA family transporter → MATFQNWFFWAAMSAAFAALTTIFAKIGVQDVDSDFATLVRTFIILFLLAGFILYAGKWTDPFKLSPKTWIFLALSALATGASWVCYFRGLQIGAASNVAAVDKFSLVLVAVFAFGFLGERHSPREWLGIALIAGGVLCLAFKR, encoded by the coding sequence ATGGCGACGTTTCAGAATTGGTTCTTTTGGGCGGCAATGTCGGCGGCCTTTGCCGCCCTGACGACGATCTTCGCAAAGATCGGCGTGCAAGATGTTGATTCCGATTTTGCAACGCTGGTGCGTACCTTTATCATTCTTTTTTTGCTTGCTGGGTTTATTCTGTACGCCGGCAAGTGGACCGACCCCTTCAAGCTTTCGCCAAAAACATGGATTTTTCTCGCCTTATCCGCTTTAGCGACAGGCGCCTCGTGGGTCTGTTATTTTCGCGGGCTTCAGATCGGCGCCGCTTCAAACGTTGCGGCAGTGGATAAATTCAGTCTTGTGCTGGTTGCTGTTTTCGCTTTTGGGTTTCTTGGCGAGCGTCATTCTCCGAGGGAGTGGCTGGGAATAGCCCTGATTGCGGGGGGCGTTTTATGCCTCGCGTTCAAGCGATAG
- a CDS encoding DUF1761 domain-containing protein gives MFSKQWQKLTGIADMKPAPMNMVFSFVASFVISYVLYHSIVFGDAYFKMGGIGGGLMGGFFGWLGYIAPVTLTTKLYEKKPWSLWVLDNSFWLLSLLLMGVILSLWM, from the coding sequence ATTTTTTCGAAACAATGGCAAAAGCTCACCGGCATTGCCGATATGAAGCCGGCACCGATGAACATGGTTTTTTCGTTTGTCGCTTCTTTTGTGATAAGTTATGTCCTCTACCATTCGATCGTGTTCGGCGACGCGTACTTCAAAATGGGAGGGATCGGAGGGGGGCTGATGGGAGGATTTTTTGGATGGCTTGGGTACATAGCACCGGTCACGCTGACGACAAAGCTCTACGAGAAAAAACCATGGAGTCTTTGGGTCCTCGATAATTCTTTCTGGCTTCTTTCCCTGCTTCTGATGGGAGTTATTCTCTCACTTTGGATGTGA
- a CDS encoding acyl-CoA carboxylase subunit beta has protein sequence MSADRLKILRDKKNDALLGGGKQRIEDQHKKGKMTARERISMLVDEGTFEEIGMLVQHRSYDFGLENQKFLGDGVVTGHGRIDGREVFVYSQDFTVFGGSLSEAHAEKICKIMDLALKVGVPLIGLNDSGGARIQEGVVSLGGYADIFLRNTMASGVIPQISAVMGPCAGGAVYSPAITDFIFMVKNTSYMFVTGPNVVKTVTHEDVSSEDLGGAITHATKSGVAHFACESEAECIERIKTLLAFLPSNNMDDPPLRDSKDPIQRTDDALNSVVPDNPNKPYDMKQIVHTVVDEGDFFEVHEHYAENIIVGFARMDGKPVGIIANQPSVLAGVLDNDASVKGARFVRFCDAFNIPLLVFEDVPGFLPGTAQEWGGIIKNGAKLLFAFCEATVPKITVITRKAYGGAYDVMNSKHIRGDINFGWPTAEIAVMGPKGAVEIIFKKEIEKAANKEEAVKQKESEFREKFANPYIAAERGFLDDVIEPKETRPRVIRALQMLETKVDRNPKKKHGNIPL, from the coding sequence ATGTCGGCAGACCGGCTTAAAATACTTCGTGATAAAAAAAATGATGCATTGCTCGGCGGCGGAAAACAACGCATTGAGGACCAGCATAAGAAGGGGAAAATGACTGCCCGCGAGAGGATCAGCATGCTGGTCGACGAAGGGACGTTTGAGGAGATCGGCATGCTCGTGCAGCACCGCTCGTATGATTTCGGATTAGAGAATCAGAAATTTTTGGGCGACGGCGTCGTTACCGGGCACGGCAGGATCGATGGACGCGAAGTGTTTGTCTACAGCCAGGATTTTACCGTTTTCGGCGGCTCTCTCTCCGAAGCGCATGCGGAAAAAATCTGCAAGATCATGGACCTCGCTCTCAAGGTCGGGGTGCCGTTGATCGGGCTGAACGATTCGGGGGGGGCGCGCATACAGGAAGGGGTCGTCAGCCTTGGCGGATATGCAGACATTTTTTTGCGAAACACCATGGCCTCGGGCGTCATCCCGCAGATTTCGGCTGTGATGGGCCCGTGTGCGGGAGGAGCGGTCTATTCCCCGGCGATCACGGATTTTATTTTCATGGTAAAGAACACCAGCTACATGTTTGTCACCGGTCCGAATGTTGTGAAGACCGTTACCCACGAGGATGTCTCCTCGGAGGATTTAGGGGGAGCAATTACCCATGCAACAAAGAGCGGAGTGGCTCACTTTGCTTGCGAGAGCGAGGCCGAGTGCATCGAGCGGATCAAGACGCTCCTCGCATTTCTTCCGTCGAACAACATGGACGATCCGCCGCTTCGCGATTCGAAGGATCCGATCCAGCGGACGGACGACGCGCTCAATTCGGTGGTCCCCGATAACCCGAACAAGCCGTACGACATGAAGCAGATTGTCCATACTGTCGTGGATGAGGGGGATTTCTTCGAGGTCCACGAGCATTACGCCGAGAATATCATCGTCGGTTTTGCGAGGATGGACGGAAAGCCCGTGGGAATCATTGCAAATCAGCCGTCGGTACTCGCGGGCGTGCTGGACAATGATGCGTCGGTGAAAGGGGCCCGCTTTGTCCGCTTCTGCGATGCGTTCAATATCCCGCTTCTGGTTTTTGAGGATGTCCCCGGATTTTTGCCCGGCACTGCGCAGGAGTGGGGAGGGATCATTAAGAATGGTGCAAAACTTCTTTTCGCATTTTGCGAAGCGACGGTGCCGAAAATCACCGTGATCACGCGCAAAGCATACGGCGGGGCGTACGATGTGATGAACTCCAAGCATATCCGCGGCGATATTAATTTTGGATGGCCGACCGCGGAAATTGCCGTGATGGGACCGAAAGGAGCCGTGGAGATCATTTTCAAAAAGGAAATTGAAAAAGCAGCGAACAAAGAAGAAGCCGTGAAGCAAAAAGAAAGCGAGTTCCGGGAGAAATTTGCAAACCCGTATATTGCCGCTGAACGGGGTTTTCTTGATGATGTCATCGAACCAAAGGAAACCCGCCCGAGGGTCATCCGCGCTTTGCAAATGCTCGAAACGAAAGTTGACCGCAACCCGAAAAAGAAACACGGCAACATTCCGCTCTGA